In Penaeus monodon isolate SGIC_2016 chromosome 41, NSTDA_Pmon_1, whole genome shotgun sequence, a single genomic region encodes these proteins:
- the LOC119598672 gene encoding ubiquitin-conjugating enzyme E2 D2B-like: MSALQRITKELEDIADNPPGQCSAGPVGNDLFHCRATIMGPKGSPFEDGTFDLAIDFPEDYPFKPPSIRFLTPIYHVNIDTDGNICLDILSSEWSPGLSLSKVLVMIIALLNDPNPDDPFRWDACQEYQNNEESYNKTARRWTYMYAVN, from the exons ATGTCAGCATTACAGAGGATAACTAAG GAGCTGGAGGACATCGCAGACAACCCTCCAGGCCAGTGCTCCGCAGGACCCGTGGGCAACGACCTGTTCCACTGCCGGGCGACCATCATGGGCCCCAAAGGCTCGCCGTTCGAAGACGGGACTTTCGACCTCGCTATTGACTTCCCCGAAGACTACCCCTTCAAGCCGCCTAGC ATACGTTTCTTGACACCCATCTACCACGTCAACATCGACACAGACGGGAATATTTGCCTAGATATACTGAGCAGTGAGTGGAGTCCCGGCCTTTCCCTCTCCAAAG TTCTGGTGATGATCATCGCCCTTCTCAACGATCCGAACCCAGACGACCCCTTTCGATGGGATGCTTGCCAGGAATACCAAAATAACGAGGAATCCTACAACAAGACAGCGAGGAGATGGACGTATATGTACGCTGTCaattaa